One stretch of Peptostreptococcaceae bacterium DNA includes these proteins:
- the trpC gene encoding indole-3-glycerol phosphate synthase TrpC, producing MILREIASKTVQRVAELKKNRSFNGVMEEAGAMIVDTGFPFEKAMRRPGVSFICEVKKASPSKGLIDKDFPYLSIAKEYESAGASAISVLTEPFYFMGSAGYLVRIAETVKIPVLQKDFILDSYQIYEAKCLGASAILLICALLDTCALTEYIAIADGLGLSALVEAHTEEEVDSALKAGARIIGINNRNLKTFEVDMTASMRLRGLIPGNILFVSESGIKTAADIALLRENKTDGVLIGETLMRSPDKKRQMAVLRGD from the coding sequence ATGATCTTGCGCGAAATAGCATCGAAAACTGTGCAGAGAGTTGCGGAACTCAAAAAAAACAGAAGCTTCAATGGGGTTATGGAAGAAGCCGGAGCTATGATTGTAGATACCGGTTTCCCGTTCGAGAAAGCCATGCGCCGCCCAGGAGTCTCATTTATCTGCGAGGTGAAGAAGGCCTCGCCGTCCAAGGGCCTGATTGACAAGGACTTTCCATATTTGTCAATTGCAAAAGAGTATGAGTCCGCGGGAGCTTCGGCAATTTCGGTTCTAACCGAACCCTTCTATTTCATGGGAAGCGCTGGCTACCTCGTCCGAATTGCCGAGACGGTAAAGATACCAGTCCTTCAGAAAGATTTTATATTGGATTCGTATCAGATTTATGAAGCAAAGTGTTTGGGGGCGTCGGCAATACTTCTCATCTGCGCATTGCTGGATACTTGCGCATTGACCGAATATATTGCAATTGCCGACGGGCTCGGACTTTCCGCTCTTGTGGAAGCCCATACCGAGGAGGAAGTTGACTCGGCTCTGAAGGCCGGCGCGAGGATAATTGGAATCAACAATCGCAATTTAAAGACATTTGAAGTGGATATGACGGCAAGTATGAGGCTAAGAGGGCTGATTCCGGGAAATATTCTATTTGTATCGGAAAGCGGCATCAAAACGGCTGCGGATATCGCCCTTCTCAGGGAAAACAAAACCGATGGAGTTTTGATCGGTGAAACGCTGATGCGCAGTCCGGATAAAAAACGCCAGATGGCTGTTTTGAGAGGTGATTGA